A DNA window from Syngnathus typhle isolate RoL2023-S1 ecotype Sweden linkage group LG2, RoL_Styp_1.0, whole genome shotgun sequence contains the following coding sequences:
- the lhfpl4b gene encoding LHFPL tetraspan subfamily member 3 protein, with translation MASAATPDLGDLSRLYQTEFVRSARAVGALWAVCTLCFAIIQVVILVQPSWIGTGDVRHLGTGPSPAAGTLGLFEVCLESDRPVPDCRGRLSSLSPLPSFQSVAVLVGISLWAVWTSVVCLCLFRFCSAATVYKICAWLQLTAGFCLALACLLFPDSWESPEMRVLCGDSVGSFSSGNCSIHWAFILAILGVLDAAILSTLAFVLANRQDALLPPLGKEVTTGLLMSA, from the exons ATGGCGTCGGCAGCGACGCCCGACTTGGGCGACCTGTCCCGCCTGTACCAGACGGAGTTTGTGCGCAGCGCCCGCGCGGTGGGTGCGCTTTGGGCCGTGTGCACGCTATGCTTCGCCATCATCCAGGTGGTTATCCTGGTGCAGCCATCCTGGATCGGAACCGGCGACGTCCGGCACCTGGGGACGGGTCCATCCCCCGCCGCTGGAACCCTCGGATTGTTTGAG GTGTGTCTGGAGTCGGACCGGCCCGTTCCAGATTGCCGCGGCCGTCTGTCCAGTCTGTCCCCTCTGCCGTCCTTCCAGTCAGTGGCGGTTCTGGTGGGCATTTCCCTGTGGGCAGTTTGGACCAGCGTGGTTTGTCTGTGCCTCTTCCGTTTCTGCAGCGCCGCCACCGTCTACAAAATCTGCGCCTGGCTGCAGCTCACAGCAG GGTTCTGCTTGGCATTAGCGTGTCTGCTATTCCCCGACTCATGGGAGAGTCCGGAGATGAGAGTCCTGTGCGGTGACTCT GTGGGCAGCTTCTCGTCGGGAAACTGCTCGATCCACTGGGCTTTTATCCTAGCCATCCTTGGCGTTTTGGACGCCGCCATCTTGTCCACGCTAGCATTTGTGCTGGCTAACAGACAAGATGCCCTGCTGCCACCGCTTGGCAAGGAAG TGACTACAGGACTGCTGATGTCAGCGTAG